Genomic DNA from Noviherbaspirillum saxi:
CCGACACGGTGAATACCACGCCCGTGCCAGGGATCAAAACCACAATGAGAGAAGTGATGATGAATTCCAGACTGACCATGAATGTTTTCTCCGATAGGTAGACCGAACGAATTGGCGGTCAAGATAAGATGCTTTACATGACTGTCAGGCAGCTTTTGTCCGTGCGTGACTATCGATTTTACCGAGCAGCCACTGCAGTCCCGACAAATGCTGCTGATCGTGACTACATAGGTAATGCATGAGACCTTTGACCGTAAGCCGTCCGTATCCCTCGAAATAACCGCTGCGTGCGAGTTGCTCAGGGGTTAAGTTCTGCAGCAGTTGCACGGTTTCCCTGCGGGCTGCCCGGATCTCTTCAAACATCTTGGCAGGATCGGCATCGGCATAACGCCGTTCTTTGGCCAATGCATACCCATCAATGGAATCAAGCGTCGGATTGGATTCGCTCAACAGGCGACGAAAACGGACATGGTAGCCATCGATCTCAATGTCGCGCACATGGCATACCTGCTCAATGGCTGTAAATGATTCACTAGGAATGCCGTCCCAGGATTCCGGTGCCCAGTTCCAGTGGCTTTTCGGTATCGCGAGAAAAAACTGTTCGAACTGTGCGGGAAATGCTTCCAGGGCGGATATGGTTGCCTGGTTCATGTTCCAATCTCCCTAGCGTTGGTTAATGTCAGATTGAGCTGCCTGCTGAACAGGATGGTACATCCGTTTCCCTTTGCGTTGCCATGCTTGACTTTATACGTCCCGCGACGGCACTGGGGGTGACAAAATCAAGCGGCTGGAAAACAGACGGCGAAACGCACACCTTTGCCGTCAGGTCCGGTATCGAGCTCTATCCGGGCATGATGCGCAACGGCGATGTCGTGCACGATCGCGAGGCCGAGGCCGGTTCCATTGATTTTGT
This window encodes:
- a CDS encoding DinB family protein, with product MNQATISALEAFPAQFEQFFLAIPKSHWNWAPESWDGIPSESFTAIEQVCHVRDIEIDGYHVRFRRLLSESNPTLDSIDGYALAKERRYADADPAKMFEEIRAARRETVQLLQNLTPEQLARSGYFEGYGRLTVKGLMHYLCSHDQQHLSGLQWLLGKIDSHARTKAA